From a single Candidatus Rokuibacteriota bacterium genomic region:
- a CDS encoding xanthine dehydrogenase family protein subunit M codes for MYPAEFDYHTPSTVQEAISLLGRFKDDAKLLAGGHSLVPMMKLRLAQPKHLVDLRKVPGLSGIREDGGSLVIGALTTHYQVESSALLKQKCPLLPETAGQIGDPQVRNLGTVGGSLAHADPASDYPGAVIALGADLVAEGPKGRRTIKADDFFKGLLTTALQPDEILVEVRFPGWPAGTGMCYMKFPHPASRFAVVGVAAVVSVDGKGTCAKAGVGVTGAGTKAVRAKGVEAALSGKALDATTIQAAADKAPDGVDVQADLQGSVEYKTHLLKVYCRRALEAAVARARK; via the coding sequence ATGTATCCGGCTGAGTTCGACTACCACACCCCATCCACCGTCCAGGAGGCGATCTCCCTTCTCGGCCGGTTCAAGGACGACGCCAAGCTCCTCGCCGGGGGCCACAGCCTGGTCCCGATGATGAAGCTCCGCCTCGCCCAGCCGAAGCACCTGGTCGATCTCAGGAAAGTCCCGGGGCTCTCCGGAATCAGAGAGGACGGCGGGAGCCTGGTCATCGGGGCCCTCACGACCCACTACCAGGTGGAGTCGTCGGCGTTGCTCAAGCAGAAGTGCCCGTTGCTGCCGGAGACGGCCGGTCAGATCGGCGATCCCCAGGTCAGGAACCTGGGAACCGTCGGCGGGAGCCTCGCCCACGCGGATCCCGCCTCGGATTACCCGGGGGCCGTCATTGCGCTGGGAGCCGACCTCGTCGCCGAGGGCCCGAAAGGCAGGCGGACGATCAAAGCCGACGACTTCTTCAAGGGGCTTCTCACCACTGCGCTGCAACCTGATGAAATCCTGGTGGAAGTTCGTTTCCCTGGTTGGCCGGCAGGGACCGGGATGTGCTACATGAAGTTCCCCCATCCCGCTTCGCGGTTTGCCGTGGTCGGAGTCGCCGCGGTCGTCAGCGTTGACGGAAAGGGTACGTGCGCCAAGGCGGGTGTCGGGGTGACCGGCGCGGGGACCAAGGCGGTGCGCGCCAAGGGAGTCGAGGCGGCGCTGAGCGGGAAGGCCCTGGACGCGACAACGATCCAGGCCGCCGCCGACAAGGCACCCGACGGCGTCGATGTCCAGGCCGACCTCCAGGGATCGGTCGAGTACAAGACCCACCTCCTCAAGGTGTACTGTCGCCGCGCTCTCGAGGCCGCGGTCGCGCGCGCGCGGAAATAA